Genomic DNA from Tissierellales bacterium:
TCAATTCCCCATACATTTACACCGTATTGTATAAATTTATCTACCCTTTCATCATCTAATACATATTCCATCCATGGAGGTGTAAGTATCGCTAATCCTACACCATGGGTTATATCATAATAGGCAGATAATTCATGCTCTATAGGATGTACACTCCATACTGTATCTTTTCCATAGGATAAAAGACCATTTATTGCAAGGCTTGATGCCCACATTATATTAGCCCTGGCTTCATAATTTTCTGGTTCATCAACTACTTTTTTTCCATATTCAATACAAGTTTTAAGTACTCCTTCTGCTAATCTATCTTGAAGGTAGGCCCCTTCTGGCATAGTAAAATAGTTTTCAAAGGTATGGCTCATTATATCTGCTACCCCTGCTGCTGTTTGATTTGCTGGCAAGGTAAAGGTATAAGTAGGATCTAGTATGGAAAACTTAGGTGCCATAGATGGATGACCAAAACCTAATTTTTGATTAGTGTCCAAATTAGATATAACTGCTCCCGCATTCATTTCTGACCCTGTAGCTGCCATAGTAAGTATGGTTCCTATTGGAAGAGCCTTAGTTATTTCTGCCTTACCTATTACTAAATCCCATGGATCTCCTTCATAATAATAACTAGTAGCTATGGCCTTTGAGCAATCTATGGTGCTACCTCCACCTATGGGTAGAATAAAATCTATATTATTTTCTTTACAGATTTTAATTCCTTCCCTGACACTAGTTACTCTAGGGTTAGGTTCAATGCCTCCTAATTCCCAAAATTCAATGTTATTTTCTTTTAGTATTTCAGTAGCTTTATCATATATACCATTTTTCTTTATACTTCCTCCACCATAGGTTAAGAGAACTTTAGAACCGTATTTTTTTATTTCATCTCCTAGTACTTCAATTTGTCCTTTACCAAAAAAAATTTCTGTTGGTATTGAATAATCAAAATTTAACATTTAATCATCTCCCGTTTTAAATAAATTATTCTGGATTTAACTTGGAACTATAAGGCTTAATATCTAATATAGGGGTATTATCTAACATATCAACACCTTGAAATCCTAGTTTGTTTTTCTCTACTCTTGTAAATTTTACAATAGACATACCTATCCCATTAGGCCTATTAGGTGATCTGGTAGAAAAAACTCCAGTCATTTTATTAGTTTTATGAGATACTACCTTCAAAGGCGTCTTCTTAGATTCATGGAAATAGAATAATATTATTCCATAACTACCTACCATAATATCTTCAATTCCTTCTTCATATTCAGGTAATATTTCAATAATTCCCTTTTTATCCTCAGCTAAAATACTTTGTTTCGGTATTTCTTTCTTTTCCTTAAATGGAGATCTAATATAGCCAATAGGCTCCATTATAATATTCACAATATCCCTCCTTTAAATACCATTTACTTAAACTTTCAGTATTTTTTATATATACCCATTTTAACCAAAAAGGATAATACAAAATATAATGTATTATCCTTTTTGCTATTTATAAACTATTCTTCATATATAAATTTATGGATATCTTCTGTTGTAGCTTCTAAATCCGTAACAAGATACCATATATCACCTATATATTGCCCCTTACTATTTTCATCTTTTGGAAATCTAGTTTGTTCTAAAGTTTTAATATTATTAGTTATTCCATATGTACCTAATTTTACGATTTCCATTTTGGAAAGGCTTGTCTCCACATATGGGAAGAGACTATCTACAAGCTCTGGATATCTACTCATCTTAACAGTTCTTCCTTTTTCAAACAATTCACTTATTACTCTTCTTTGTCTCTCAGTTCTTTCATAGTCCCCATGACCTATATTTCTTATTCTAGTATAGGCAAGAGCTTGTTCGCCATTTAAATGGTTGGAGCCAGCACCATTAATCTTGCTACCACTAATATTTTTATTTATTTCATCTACTTCAGCCACGTTTAAATCTACATCTACACCGCCTACAGCGTTGACAAGCTTTTCAAAACTATCAAAATTTACAAATGCGTAATCTCTTATATCTAGGTCAAAATTTTCATTTAATGTTCTTATTGCTAATTCTGGACCACCATGAGCATAAGCATGATTAAGCTTTGTTTTCCCATGGCCATGGATCTCAACATATGTGTCTCTCATAATAGAAGCTAATTTTATTTTCTTATGAGTCTTATCAATACTTAAAATCATTATAGCATCTGAACGGGATACTTCTTCATCTGTTCTTCCATCACCACCAAATAAGGCAATATTAATTACTCCCTTATCTTTTTCACTATCTTCACCTGACTTTATACCTAATTCTTCATCCTTATTAGTTATTTTTACAGTTTTAATATCATTTAAATAGGAATAGCCATATAGAAATATTCCAAGTATTATGGCGAATATCACTGATATTATTATGATATTCCTTTTTTTCTTCATTCAGGATTTCCCACCTTTCTTATATGAGCTTTATACTTGTTTTAACTTACTAGTATAGTATACTATATATTTTCATAATTTCACATCAACTCTTTAATTAAAACTTTTATTCCAAGGTTTCTATTTCCTTCACATCATTTTTAAGGAACACATCTTCCCACACATTAACGTATCTTCCTATTGCCCATTCGGCCATAACTACTTCCTCATCACTGTTTAAACTGACCTTTCCAAGGGGCTCTTTTGCAAGTTCCCCATTATTAATGGGATATATGGCCATATATTTATGGGTTATAATAACGGCTATATCATCATTAGGCGATGTATAAGCATCTATTACTTCTGGAATTTTCATTTTAATTCCATTCCAAGGTATTGAAAGTTCATCATAGTAGACTAATTCCATTGGTGGAACAGCCTTTATATTAAAATCGGTAAAATCCTGTTTCCCATTTTCTTCATAACTTATTCTTCCCTTCAATATCCAATGCCCATTTTTTCTAGTTAGTCCAAAGTTTTCTTCATTATTTTTTCTTTTTATTTCATTGTCCTTTTTAACCTTAGACAAGGCTTTTCCTTTTCCAGCCCCTTCTAGAAAAGCTGCTTTAAGATTTTCTCCCCCAACATCTGAAATTTTTATTGGTTTCCTTGAATCAAAATTATCAATAATATAAGTTTGTAGATTTGCCCTACCTTTAGCATTAGATTCTATATTTTCAATAGAAATATAATCATTTCCCACATATCTAATTATTTGAGTATCAAAATCTACTTCACTTTGTAATTTTATCGATTTATCTAGATGTTCTTTAGTATAAGGGTAAGCATAAATATTATTGTCAGTTACTACTTTCCAGAACCCTGTTTTTCTAGGAAGAAGTATATTTTCTATCTCATATATATCCTTTAAACTTTTATTATGGCTATGTATCCAAATGGTCCTATACTTCCAAGGTCCCTCATCCTTATTCTCAGTTTCTTGGTTATAATATCTTAAGCCTAATAATAAACCAGTCCTTAAAATATCATCAGATTCTTTTAAGGACCCTCCTGGTATTTCTTCTCTCTCCCTTTTATATTTTTCAATTACCTTAGTATCAACCTCGTCTGATAATTTAGACAAGAAGAAAAATACACCCTCTATATTAATTATAATATTTTTATCATCTTTTTTTATAATTTCATAATAAAGCTGTTCTTTACTAGCAATACTTATTATTTGTATTTGTTCATCTTCAATTTCCAAAAATTCTGGATTTATTTTATAATGATAAAATAAATAGTCTGAAGCATTTACATTCTTCACTTTATAAGTAGGTTCTAAGGAAAATCTATCTTCTACACCAACTATATCATTATAAAAAAACACCTTCTTACCCATAAATTTTTCAATATCTTTATCTAATATATTGGTTCCATTACCTATTTTATATTTTTCTACTTTCCACTCTCCTGTAATAGGGGGAGTAATATTATTTGGTGCAGCTATTTTTTCAAAATTTTCTACATTCTCAATGCCACAAGATGTAAGAACTAAAATTAGAAAAACAGATATAAGTATTAGACTTAATCTTCTCATACTATTTTTTCCTCCTCTATAGGCAATTTTACAAATACTTTTGTGCCTATACCCTTTTCACTTTCTATAACTAATTGACCATTGTGAAGACTTACTATTTCATCACAAATAGACAAGCCTAATCCACTAGATGCACTACTATTATCCCCTTTATAAAACTTCTCTTTAATATACGGAAGCTCTTCCCTGGGTATTCCAAGGCCATTATCCTTCACATATATTTCTATGAACCCATCTTTATAATCTGCGGAAAAAATAACTTCCCCCTCTTCCGAAGTGTATTTAAAAGCATTGTCAATAAGATTAATTAAAACTTGTTTTATTCTATTTTCATCCGCTATAATAATAGGTATATTTTTATTGCAATTTACTTTAAAATCAATCTTATTAGCTTTGGCCCTTGGCATTAACTGTTTTCCTATTTGATTAACAGTATCTTTAATATCTATTTCTTCTTTAGTTAAAGTTATTCTCCCAGATATAAACTTAGAAAAATCCAATAAATCTTCTACCATTAAGGTTAGTCTATCACTTTCTTTCTCTATAATGTCTAATCCATCCTTGAGTAATTGATCATCATTTAACTCATCGGATTTCAATGTTATTGCCCAACCCTTAATAGAAGTTAAGGGTGTTCTTAATTCATGAGATATAGAAGATATAAAGTCATTTTTTAACTGCTCTTTTTCCAATAATTCTTTCGCCATATAATTTAATGTATCTGATAACTTTCCTATTTCATCATTAAATCTTTTTTTACTTCTTACTTTTAATTGTCCACTAGCCATTTTTTCTGCTACATCAGTAACCTCTTTCAAAGGTTTAACTATTGTATTTGCTAAAAATAGGCTAACTATTGCGGATATAAAGATAACTATTATGCCAATTAAAATAAATATTTTTGAAATGTTTTTAATACTTCTATTAGTTTCTCTTAGGGAAGTAATAAATCTAATTATACCAATGTTTTTTCCATCTGATTTAATAGGATAGGATACTGCCATAACTGGTTCTGTATCATATCCTACATCTCCTATCCAAGTTCCCTTTCCTCCATTTAAAGCCTTTTTCACATCTATTGTATCTATCCTTTTAGGGTTGTTTACACCAATCGAATCCATTAAAACATAACCATGTAAATTTAAAATTTGAACTTGAGCATTAGTTTGCTGCCAAAAAACATCTATATCGTCTATAACTATATCTTCCAAAGAAGATGTAGAAAAATATCTTGAATAAAAATCAGAAGAAAATTTTATTTGATTAGACATCATATCTTCAATATTTTTATAATAATATCTTTTCACTGCATTAACTAAGAACATTTCTAATATTAAAACTGTAATAACTATAACTAATATAAAATTTCCTGCTAATCTTTTTTTAATACTTTTCATTTCCTCCACCTATATCCAATTCCCCATACTGTTTCAATAAACTGTGGATCGCTAGAATTATCTTCTATTTTAGCTCTTATACGTCTAATATTTACATCAACAATTTTAGTATCACCTATAAAATCATAACCCCATACTAAATTAAGGATTTCATCTCTACCGAAAGCTCTTCCCGGGCTTTCTATAAAAAGTTTTATTACAGAGTATTCTGTAGGAGTTAAATCCACTTCTTTATTATTTTTATAAAACTTTCTAGAATAAAGATCTATTTTAAAGGGATCATAATTTATTATATTTTCTTCTGCTTCTTCTTTTGATTTATTCGTATTCATCCTTCTAATTAAAGATCTAACTCTTAAAACTAATTCTAATGGGTTAAAAGGCTTGATCATATAATCATCCGTCCCATATTCCAAACCCATTATTTTATCTATATCCTGACTTTTGGCTGTCAACATTATTATTCCTATTTCAGGGAATTCTTCTCTTAAAATCTTACAAACCTTATAACCATCTATTCCCGGTAACATTATATCTAACACTACTACATCTATCTTTTCAATTCGTGCCGTTTCTATACATTCTTCTCCCGTAGCTGCTTCTAAAACTCTATAGCCACTTCTTTCTAAGTTTATTTTTGTAAACTTTCTAATAGATTCCTCGTCTTCTACAACAAGAATTGTATTACCTTCATTATTAGACATTTCCATCACCTCAAATTAAATATACACTAATTATAACATTTCTAATTGAGGACACGAAATTCATAACCTTCATTTTTCAAATACTCTATAATTTCAGGAAGAGCAGATGCTGTAGTTTGTTTTGTCCCCAAATCATGCATAAGGACTATAACTTCATCCTTACCTTTAGAAGTATTTTTTAACTTCTGAACTAATCTATCTTTAGGTATATGGTGACCTTCTGCATCTCCTGTTAGAGCATTCCAATCTATAGATTTATAGCCTTTCTTTTCAATGGCTCTGTTATAAGGTGATTTCTTTTCTCCATAGGACCCACCAGGCAGTCTTGCTAATTTCACTTCAAAATCCGAACCTAAAATATCCTTTAATATATCTTCATTTTTTTTCATATCTATTAAAAAATTATTTAAATTACTATATAGATATTTATAATTATGAGAATATGAATGATTGCCAATTGCATGTCCTTCCGAATAAGCTCTTTTAATAATATCTCTATTGTCTTCTGCAGCTATACCTGTAACAAAAAATGTTGCTTTCACATCATACTCTCTAAGAATGTCCAATATTTGAGGTGTCACATTTCTAGATGGCCCATCATCAAAAGTTAAGTAGGCAATTTTTTCTTTTTTTGCAGATCCCTTTTTTTCTCCTTGACCAGATTTATTTTCACTTTCTTTTTTATTTTTTTCTTCTTTCATCTTTTCTTTATTTTTTTTATTTTCTTTTTTGTTTTCTGCTTCTTTGTTTTTCTTTTGCTCCAGCTTTTCTTTTTCTTCTTTCTTTTTCTCTATCTCCTTTTTTTCCTCCTTTTTTACTTTTTCTTTTACTTCTTCTACTCCTTTTACTTCTGATTTTTTTAACTCTTCATTATTAGGCTTATCCAACATTTTACTAGCTAATACTTCACCAATTTTTATGCCAGAGAATAGTATAATAACAGAGAATATTATGACAAAAACTGTAAACCTTTTTTTATAAATTCTCATTCATGTCACCTCATATCTATTTATGTCGTTCTGTCTTATATATAGATTATTATATAATAGTTCTTTATTCGTTACAAAAAAGTGAATATAAAGTTACGTTTATGTAACATTTAAAATAAAAAATAAGCCCTTAGGCTTTAATTTTAATTCTAAGGGGTATAAGGGTATGTTCTTCTTAATAATTCTGATATAAGGATAATAGAAATGAAATCTCTTATAAGTTTTTCCCTACCATAATAATACCTTTTATTAGCTCTACTATATCTAGGCCCCCTACTTCTTCTTTCAACTGGATCTTTATCAATTTCAGGATATAGATTTATTACATGAATATATACTTCATTAATCATTTCTTCTACAAAGCCTTGAGCTAGATTATCTATTCCATTATGTAGGTTTTTATTTATTACTTCTATTACCTTTGGATATACTTGATAGTATAGATCTGGGTAATTAAAATCATAGTCCATAACAAAACCTCCCTTTGTCTATTCTCAATTCTATTACTATAATATGAAAAAGGAGGCTGTTATGTTCCTTACTTATGCAAAAACTTCCTCATTAAATTGTGAACGATATAAATCTGAATAGATCCCACCTTCTTCTAATAGTTCACTATGGGCACCTTTTTCCTCTATCCCCTTATTTGTTAACACTATTATTTCATCTGCATTTTTAATAGTGGATAATCTATGAGCTATTATTAAAGTGGTTCTTCCTTGAGACAATTCATCTAAGGATTCCTGTATTATTTGTTCTGTTTCATTATCTAAAGAAGAGGTTGCCTCATCTAATATTAGAATAGATGGATTCTTTAAAAACACTCTTGCAATAGAAATTCTTTGTTTTTGTCCTCCAGATAACATTACACCTTTTTCTCCAATAAATGTGTTATAGCCATTAGGTAGTTCCATAATAAAATCATGAACACTTGCCTTTTTTGCTGCTTCTATTATTTCTTCATCTGAAGCAGAAGGGCTTCCATATAATATATTTTCTTTTATAGTGCCTGTAAATAAAAATACATCTTGTTGTACTAAGCCTATATTTTCCCTTAAAGATTTTAATTTCACATCTTTAATATTTATATTATCTATAAAAATTTCCCCTTCATTTATTTCATAAAATCTAGGTATTAAATGACATAAAGTAGTCTTTCCAGCACCAGATGGTCCTACAATAGCAACGGTCTTTCCTTGTTCAATATTTAGGTTTATATTATGCAATACTGTATTTTCACCATTTTCATAGCTGAAAGATACTTCATCAAATTTAATTCCACCTTCTACATCTTTAAATTCTATTGCATCTTCTTTATCTACTATATCTGGTTTTATCTTCATAATTTCATAGAATCTTTCAAATCCTGTCATTCCATCTTGATATTGTTGGGCAAATTGGGTCAATCTTCTAATAGGTTGTAAAAAGAAATTTACATATAGTAAATAAGCTACTAAATCACCCATAGATATGATTTGTTTATGAACAAAAACTCCACCTAAACTTATAACTATTAAATTTAATATATTAGACATAAAATTAATACCTGAAGTAAATTCTGCCATAGCTTTATAAGACCATTCTCTGGCTACTCTAAATTGCTCATTACCTCTATGGAACTTTTCTACTTCATATTCTTCATTAGTAAAGGATTTTGCAACTCTAATACCTGAAATACTATTTTCTAATTGAGAGTTAACATCAGCAATTTTTACCCTTACTTGCCTAAAGGATTCGGCCATTTTTTCTCTCTTAGACATACCGAACCAAATCATAATAGGGATAAAAGTAAATATTATTAGTGTCAATCTCCATTCAATTCTTACTAATATAATAAATGAACCAGCAAGCATAACTAAAGATATGAATAAGTCCTCCGGACCATGGTGGGCCAGTTCTGTTATATCCCTTAAATCATTAACTATTCTAGACATTATATTTCCTGTTCTGTTTTCGTCGAAATAACTAAAGGACAATGTTTGTATATGTTCAAATATATCCTTTCGCATGTCCGCTTCCATTCTAGTTCCTAGAACATGTCCCCAATAATCTACAATATATTGGCTAATATATCTTATAATATATAAAATAAACATGATAATAGTCCATTTAGTTAAAAGATCCATTCTCCCAGCAGGTATTATTTTATCAATAAAATTTCTAGATACCATAGGAAAAACTAAATCTAGTGCAGAAACTAAAAATGCAAAAAACATATCTATTATAAATAATTTTTTATGAGGTTTGTAATAAGATATAAAGTTTTTAAACAATATTTATTCCTCCTTACTTAAGTTATTATACAAAGTTTCTAAGTTGATAATTAAATTATCTATACTTTCTTCACTCATAGAATTTAAAGCCTTTAAAACAGACTTATTTCTTCTCTCTTTTTTTATAGTGCATACTAATTTTTTCCCCTTTGGCGAAACTATAACTCTTGTAACTCTCCTATCTACAGAATCAGATTTTCTTTCTACTAATTGTTTTTCTTCTAATCTAGATATTTTTTCTGACATGGTATTTTGAGCATTACAATATTTTTTAGCTATTTCTCCAATAGTAGGGGGCCTTTCTAGCATATTTAAATAAAATAATAAATGATATTGCTCTATAGTTAGGCCATAATTTTGTGCTAGTTCATGACCTTTTCTATGAATAATCCTATCAGCTTTTCTAATATATGTTGCGACAAGTTCAGCCTTTTCCTCTAAATCCATAACATCCACATCCTATTTCATTTTCAAAAGTATCGCGAAGCGATATTTAAGGTACACGAACATTATACAGGACTTTTATACTTATTTCAACTATTATAATTATATAAAAGCCTCAACAATTTACATACCCTAACTGCCAGGGCTATAACATAGTTTATTTTTAATAAAAAAACTAGGGTAAATCCTTTACCCTAGTCTAATATATATAGATTCATGAGATTTACTATTAAGTACTGAAGTAAATAAACAAAAGCAATAATCCCCGTATCATTGGAAAAGAAAGCTACAATTCCAGTTATTAAAAACACTGTATATTCTTTTTTAATAACTGGCCTTTTATAATCTATGTTATGATAATATCTTTTATGCTTTTCCCAAAAGTTTTTTATTAATAAAATTTGAG
This window encodes:
- a CDS encoding iron-containing alcohol dehydrogenase, with protein sequence MLNFDYSIPTEIFFGKGQIEVLGDEIKKYGSKVLLTYGGGSIKKNGIYDKATEILKENNIEFWELGGIEPNPRVTSVREGIKICKENNIDFILPIGGGSTIDCSKAIATSYYYEGDPWDLVIGKAEITKALPIGTILTMAATGSEMNAGAVISNLDTNQKLGFGHPSMAPKFSILDPTYTFTLPANQTAAGVADIMSHTFENYFTMPEGAYLQDRLAEGVLKTCIEYGKKVVDEPENYEARANIMWASSLAINGLLSYGKDTVWSVHPIEHELSAYYDITHGVGLAILTPPWMEYVLDDERVDKFIQYGVNVWGIDESKDKYDIAHEAIDRTKEYFQSLGIPMSLKDVGIGEENLEKMAQAAIDHKDGEVGNFKPLKYEDVLEIYKMSL
- the tsaA gene encoding tRNA (N6-threonylcarbamoyladenosine(37)-N6)-methyltransferase TrmO; translated protein: MNIIMEPIGYIRSPFKEKKEIPKQSILAEDKKGIIEILPEYEEGIEDIMVGSYGIILFYFHESKKTPLKVVSHKTNKMTGVFSTRSPNRPNGIGMSIVKFTRVEKNKLGFQGVDMLDNTPILDIKPYSSKLNPE
- a CDS encoding LCP family protein; the protein is MKKKRNIIIISVIFAIILGIFLYGYSYLNDIKTVKITNKDEELGIKSGEDSEKDKGVINIALFGGDGRTDEEVSRSDAIMILSIDKTHKKIKLASIMRDTYVEIHGHGKTKLNHAYAHGGPELAIRTLNENFDLDIRDYAFVNFDSFEKLVNAVGGVDVDLNVAEVDEINKNISGSKINGAGSNHLNGEQALAYTRIRNIGHGDYERTERQRRVISELFEKGRTVKMSRYPELVDSLFPYVETSLSKMEIVKLGTYGITNNIKTLEQTRFPKDENSKGQYIGDIWYLVTDLEATTEDIHKFIYEE
- a CDS encoding HAMP domain-containing sensor histidine kinase codes for the protein MKSIKKRLAGNFILVIVITVLILEMFLVNAVKRYYYKNIEDMMSNQIKFSSDFYSRYFSTSSLEDIVIDDIDVFWQQTNAQVQILNLHGYVLMDSIGVNNPKRIDTIDVKKALNGGKGTWIGDVGYDTEPVMAVSYPIKSDGKNIGIIRFITSLRETNRSIKNISKIFILIGIIVIFISAIVSLFLANTIVKPLKEVTDVAEKMASGQLKVRSKKRFNDEIGKLSDTLNYMAKELLEKEQLKNDFISSISHELRTPLTSIKGWAITLKSDELNDDQLLKDGLDIIEKESDRLTLMVEDLLDFSKFISGRITLTKEEIDIKDTVNQIGKQLMPRAKANKIDFKVNCNKNIPIIIADENRIKQVLINLIDNAFKYTSEEGEVIFSADYKDGFIEIYVKDNGLGIPREELPYIKEKFYKGDNSSASSGLGLSICDEIVSLHNGQLVIESEKGIGTKVFVKLPIEEEKIV
- a CDS encoding response regulator transcription factor, translated to MSNNEGNTILVVEDEESIRKFTKINLERSGYRVLEAATGEECIETARIEKIDVVVLDIMLPGIDGYKVCKILREEFPEIGIIMLTAKSQDIDKIMGLEYGTDDYMIKPFNPLELVLRVRSLIRRMNTNKSKEEAEENIINYDPFKIDLYSRKFYKNNKEVDLTPTEYSVIKLFIESPGRAFGRDEILNLVWGYDFIGDTKIVDVNIRRIRAKIEDNSSDPQFIETVWGIGYRWRK
- a CDS encoding polysaccharide deacetylase family protein encodes the protein MRIYKKRFTVFVIIFSVIILFSGIKIGEVLASKMLDKPNNEELKKSEVKGVEEVKEKVKKEEKKEIEKKKEEKEKLEQKKNKEAENKKENKKNKEKMKEEKNKKESENKSGQGEKKGSAKKEKIAYLTFDDGPSRNVTPQILDILREYDVKATFFVTGIAAEDNRDIIKRAYSEGHAIGNHSYSHNYKYLYSNLNNFLIDMKKNEDILKDILGSDFEVKLARLPGGSYGEKKSPYNRAIEKKGYKSIDWNALTGDAEGHHIPKDRLVQKLKNTSKGKDEVIVLMHDLGTKQTTASALPEIIEYLKNEGYEFRVLN
- a CDS encoding ABC transporter ATP-binding protein: MFKNFISYYKPHKKLFIIDMFFAFLVSALDLVFPMVSRNFIDKIIPAGRMDLLTKWTIIMFILYIIRYISQYIVDYWGHVLGTRMEADMRKDIFEHIQTLSFSYFDENRTGNIMSRIVNDLRDITELAHHGPEDLFISLVMLAGSFIILVRIEWRLTLIIFTFIPIMIWFGMSKREKMAESFRQVRVKIADVNSQLENSISGIRVAKSFTNEEYEVEKFHRGNEQFRVAREWSYKAMAEFTSGINFMSNILNLIVISLGGVFVHKQIISMGDLVAYLLYVNFFLQPIRRLTQFAQQYQDGMTGFERFYEIMKIKPDIVDKEDAIEFKDVEGGIKFDEVSFSYENGENTVLHNINLNIEQGKTVAIVGPSGAGKTTLCHLIPRFYEINEGEIFIDNINIKDVKLKSLRENIGLVQQDVFLFTGTIKENILYGSPSASDEEIIEAAKKASVHDFIMELPNGYNTFIGEKGVMLSGGQKQRISIARVFLKNPSILILDEATSSLDNETEQIIQESLDELSQGRTTLIIAHRLSTIKNADEIIVLTNKGIEEKGAHSELLEEGGIYSDLYRSQFNEEVFA
- a CDS encoding MarR family transcriptional regulator, whose translation is MDLEEKAELVATYIRKADRIIHRKGHELAQNYGLTIEQYHLLFYLNMLERPPTIGEIAKKYCNAQNTMSEKISRLEEKQLVERKSDSVDRRVTRVIVSPKGKKLVCTIKKERRNKSVLKALNSMSEESIDNLIINLETLYNNLSKEE